The following proteins are co-located in the Cryptococcus neoformans var. grubii H99 chromosome 1, complete sequence genome:
- a CDS encoding pathway-specific nitrogen regulator has translation MSEPPKVTNYNPHEQRRTTPDNSSFKESNPLGNPMNAGPSEFNKDTSNPELDNNNKRRRSSPSSEPPRVQLACFYCRTKRVRCSGTKPRCEGCIKADVECEWPAARAKKRTKKEMEEARKAESERNATVAASTSKSNETPVYKEQVTIFNNECLQQPDLLDNQPNYWSNPATSSQYLWPPDLSTLPSIDSASDDINQAASNVSQIHQTAPSGQLSIDPNSTASDIKLTPAREMVPLTSISLSNNDNPSGQEFQFFTGNGWSPNTDWKIASALESQTAFISGNPEEGDDLELFYYRFSGSTAIHPGINRVSLKLQRRDPSFSPMATAPQPANESPSTDSSFLGLDLFDATGMPYSHVWEPLFDLFFKHMSQHFPSCSRQRMMERFQTGTMSQFLACCICSLGARFSDVKNRARAAAPFIARAQELVPPLLQLPTHDILTGMLFLAWSNYGQNSESGLWQYSGMAIRMSSDLGAHEVSELYESPAHYARNQLCFWSLFVTDRVVAFATGRPASIPEDIIEIPLPKDEDFFPDPSRNLPDSPFEPVEPVPFVQLVKLMVIVGRISNVLNGRRGRALTLVSTSEPLPELLAELQLRLVTFYSNLPDSLKWSADNFKHQHARGHSGTFLTLHLWANAVLALIYHPELLKSPSGVETPLNRSMPRNVQLSLASSRQIVECMVFADLVDSTSYTSSPHLAQPLFVAAMAFIHEMRSLQANMDPTDMPPFSGATSGNNDSSNNNNLHPKSHSSNATDMLMLSMAKQNFSTLLNAVHKMEEYWAGVNYVATLLEKRSGFPRPSTKTSTKTFISLPDKGLLKRFTADPQHPQSVAPPTETSLRDAISRSERASSTNSFGLTPLWLSDFMSGYTVENMSLAPADNVDLERLLASRGEQQGGFKHDSNMPSL, from the exons ATGAGTGAACCACCTAAGGTCACAAACTATAATCCCCACGAACAGAGACGCACCACCCCAGACAATTCCAGCTTTAAGGAATCGAATCCCCTCGGGAACCCGATGAATGCTGGACCATCCGAATTCAA TAAGGACACCAGTAATCCAGAATTggacaacaacaacaaacgGCGCCGctcatccccatcatccGAACCACCCCGAGTCCAGCTGGCCTGCTTCTACTGTCGCACTAAGCGGGTACGATGTAGCGGGACCAAACCAAGATGCGAAGGGTGTATAAAGGCGGATGTAGAGTGTGAATGGCCGGCAGCCAgggcaaagaagagaaccaaaaaggagatggaggaggcgaGAAAGGCAGAGAGCGAGAGGAATGCGACTGTTGCTGCTTCGACTTCAAAGTCTAATGAGACGCCTGTATACAAAGAGCAG GTCACTATATTCAATAATGAATGCCTTCAACAACCAGATTTGCTCGACAATCAGCCCAATTACTGGTCAAATCCCGCCACATCTTCTCAATACCTCTGGCCGCCCGACCTCTCAACCTTACCCAGCATTGACTCAGCGTCCGACGATATTAACCAAGCAGCGTCGAATGTGTCCCAAATACATCAAACCGCTCCATCAGGCCAGTTGTCCATTGATCCCAATTCGACAGCATCGGATATCAAGTTAACACCCGCGAGGGAGATGGTGCCGTTAACATCAATATCATTGTCAAATAACGATAATCCTTCAGGGCAAGAGTTCCAATTTTTTACGGGGAATGGATGGTCTCCAAATACGGATTGGAAGATTGCAAGCGCGTTGGAAAGCCAAACAGCTTTTATCAGTGGCAACCCAGAGGAAGGTGACGATTTGGAGTTGTTCTATTATCGATTC TCCGGCTCCACCGCCATTCACCCTGGTATTAATCGTGTAAGCCTGAAGCTTCAGCGACGTGATCCATCTTTTTCACCGATGGCCACCGCCCCGCAACCTGCAAACGAATCACCATCTACGGACTCGTCATTTCTTGGTCTCGACCTCTTTGACGCCACAGGCATGCCGTATTCACACGTCTGGGAACCTCTATTCGACCTTTTCTTTAAGCATATGAGTCAACATTTCCCGAGCTGTAGTCGCCAACGTATGATGGAGAGGTTCCAGACAGGTACAATGAGTCAGTTCTTGGCGTGCTGTATCTGTAGTTTGGGCGCGCGTTTTAGCGATGTCAAGAACCGAGCGCGGGCGGCTGCACCATTCATTGCTAGGGCACAGGAGCTTGTCCCGCCTCTTCTGCAACTCCCAACACATGATATCCTCACGGGCATGCTTTTCCTAGCCTGGTCAAATTACGGCCAAAACTCGGAAAGCGGTCTATGGCAGTATTCCGGTATGGCCATCCGTATGTCATCCGACCTCGGCGCACATGAAGTTTCTGAACTCTACGAATCACCCGCGCATTACGCTCGTAATCAACTGTGCTTTTGGTCGTTATTCGTCACTGATCGTGTGGTGGCGTTTGCCACCGGCCGACCGGCAAGTATCCCAGAAGATATCATCGAAATACCTTTACCAAAGGACGAAGACTTTTTTCCTGATCCTTCACGTAACTTGCCTGATTCCCCGTTCGAGCCTGTCGAGCCCGTACCCTTTGTCCAGTTGGTGAAGCTCATGGTCATCGTCGGACGGATATCGAACGTTCTCAACGGCCGGCGTGGCCGTGCACTTACACTCGTCTCCACATCTGAACCCTTACCCGAACTCCTCGCAGAACTCCAACTTCGCCTAGTCACCTTTTACTCCAACTTGCCCGATTCTCTAAAATGGAGTGCAGATAACTTTAAGCATCAACACGCGCGTGGACATTCGGGCACTTTTCTGACACTGCATCTCTGGGCAAATGCGGTGCTAGCATTGATTTATCATCCAGAGTTATTGAAGAGCCCGAGTGGGGTTGAGACGCCGTTGAACAGGAGTATGCCAAGGAATGTGCAGTTGAGTTTGGCGAGCTCAAGGCAAATTGTGGAGTGTATGGTCTTTGCGGACTTGGTGGATTCTACCAGCTAT acttcttctccacatcTCGCTCAACCCCTTTTCGTCGCCGC TATGGCCTTTATCCACGAGATGCGTTCTTTACAAGCAAACATGGATCCAACCGACATGCCACCATTCTCTGGCGCCACATCTGGCAATAACGACAGTAGCAACAACAATAATCTCCATCCCAAAAGTCACTCTTCCAACGCTACGGACATGCTCATGTTGTCCATGGCGAAACAAAACTTTAGTACGCTATTGAATGCGGTACATAAGATGGAAGAATACTGGGCAGGGGTGAACTATGTTGCTACCTTATTGGAAAAAC GATCTGGTTTCCCAAGGCCTAGTACCAAAACTTCTACCAAGACattcatctctcttccgGACAAGGGACTGTTAAAACGTTTCACTGCGGATCCACAACACCCTCAAAGCGTGGCGCCTCCGACAGAGACCTCGCTGAGAGATGCCATTTCTCGTAGCGAACGAGCTTCGAGCACGAATTCATTTGGGCTCA CTCCGTTGTGGTTATCTGATTTCATGTCTGGGTATACCGTCGAGAATATGTCTTTGGCTCCGGCTGATAATGTGGATCTTGAAAGATTGTTGGCATCTAGGGGGGAGCAGCAGGGTGGTTTCAAGCATGACAGCAACATGCCTTCTCTTTaa
- a CDS encoding dihydroxyacetone kinase, with product MTDRHIFPDHKTLVFRSIRGLVASHPYLSLIPSQKVVYRADHDPSKVSLICGGGSGHEPGTVGFVGAGLLTASVAGDVFASPSARQVMEAIKRVHSDKGTILIITNYTGDNLHFGLAKLMAQSAGLKNVELVVVGDDVSVPKSRGKYVGRRCLAGITLVCKILGAASEVDVEFQDLVTLGRSLSANTASVAMALDHCHVPGRSGEADWHLPEGKVEIGLGLHNETGVFSIAQPPPDVLINKLLDLLLKQDDPERSFVKFKDGDELVLLVNNMGGMSVLEMGSVVDEVLIQLESRGIIPTRILNGPFMGSMNMPGISLSLLNLTNVAEECSFVDTSKLIGFLDAPHNSVAWPATSQVYPLPEKLANRKREDKFVDAEEEKKEEITGGPQLFGDKQFILKAMKQAAEDVLASEPKLTKWDTIVGDGDCGETCALGAQATLKALEQGLGSDGELVHFFRVLTEVIDGSMGGTLGAIFSIFLAGLTTALIDAASSSNGTPKLTPAFFGQVTSSALETLKARTAARVGHRTVMDALIPFGETLAESGDLKKAVEACRKGGESTVDLQAKLGRATYVGQLEGEMPPDPGAMAFVTVAEGILKAYSS from the exons ATGACAGACCGACACATCTTCCCAGACCACAAGACTCTGGTCTTTCGATCCATCAGAGGTCTCGTTGCCTCTCACCCTTATCTTTCCTTGATCCCCTCCCAGAAGGTCGTCTACCGAGCAGACCACGACCCTTCCAAGGTTTCCCTTATTTGCGGTGGTGGTTCCGGCCATGAGCCTGGTACTGTCGGATTTGTTGGAGCTGGTTTGCTCACAGCGAGTGTCGCTGGCGATGTGTTTGCCAGTCCTAGTGCGAGGCAGGTCATGGAGGCTATCAAGCGCGTCCACAGCGACAAGGGTACCATTCTTATTATTACAAACT ATACTGGCGACAACCTTCATTTCGGGCTAGCCAAACTCATGGCTCAATCAGCTGGTTTGAAAAACGTCGAGCTCGTGGTTGTGGGCGATGACGTCTCAGTGCCGAAATCCCGAGGAAAGTATGTTGGCCGAAGGTGCCTTGCGGGCATAACTCTTG TCTGCAAGATTCTCGGTGCCGCCTCCGAAGTTGATGTGGAATTCCAAGACCTCGTGACGCTCGGTCGCTCCCTTTCGGCCAACACTGCCTCCGTCGCCATGGCCTTGGACCACTGCCACGTCCCAGGCAGGTCGGGGGAAGCCGACTGGCACTTGCCCGAAGGTAAAGTCGAGATTGGTCTCGGTTTGCACAACGAAACT GGTGTTTTCAGCATTGCTCAGCCTCCTCCTGATGTTCTCATCAATAAGCTTTTGGATCTTTTGCTCAAGCAAGACGACCCCGAGAGGTCTTTTGTCAAGTTCAAGGACGGTGATGAACTTGTTTTGCTCGTGAACAACATGGGCGGTATGAGTGTCCTCGAGATGGGCTCTGTCGTTGATGAAGTCCTTATTCAGCTCG AATCCCGAGGTATCATCCCCACACGAATCCTGAATGGCCCCTTCATGGGCTCCATGAACATGCCCGGtatctctctctccctcctcaacctcaccAACGTCGCCGAAGAATGTTCCTTTGTAGACACCTCAAAGCTCATCGGGTTCCTTGATGCTCCACACAATTCTGTCGCTTGGCCTGCCACGAGCCAGGTTTACCCCTTGCCTGAAAAGCTGGCAAacaggaagagggaggataAGTTTGTGGatgcggaagaggagaagaaggaggagattaCTGGCGGACCTCAGTTGTTCG GTGACAAGCAGTTTATTCTCAAGGCTATGAAGCAAGCAGCTGAGGATGTGCTCGCTAGCGAACCCAAGCTTACCAAGTGGGATACC ATTGTCGGTGACGGTGACTGTGGAGAAACATGTGCCCTTGGTGCCCAAGCGACCCTTAAAGCTCTTGAACAAGGCCTTGGCTCTGACGGCGAACTGGTCCACTTTTTCCGAGTCTTGACTGAAGTCATCGACGGCTCAATGGGCGGGACCCTCGgcgccatcttctccatcttcctcgccgGTCTCACCACCGCCCTCATCGACGccgcttcctcttctaaCGGTACCCCCAAACTCACCCCTGCCTTCTTCGGCCAAGTCACTTCCTCTGCCCTCGAAACTCTCAAAGCCCGTACTGCCGCTCGAGTCGGTCACCGAACTGTCATGGACGCGCTTATTCCCTTTGGAGAGACCCTTGCTGAGAGTGGagatttgaagaaggccgTGGAGGCGTGTAGGAAAGGTGGGGAGAGCACGGTGGACTTGCAAGCCAAGTTGGGTAGAGCGACGTATGTGGGTCAGTTGGAGGGCGAGATGCCTCCCGACCCTGGAGCGATGGCGTTTGTGACTGTGGCGGAAGGTATTCTCAAGGCTTATAGTTCTTAG
- a CDS encoding E3 ubiquitin ligase complex SCF subunit sconC encodes MAEKKQTVILTTSDDEQFTVEKIVAERSAMIKSMMEDLGDQEGQPIPLPNVSSSVLTKILEYCDHHKNDPLPTGDANDADDSRRKTSEIGDWDARWIQVDQEMLFEIILAANYLDIKPLLDVGCKTVANMIKGKTPEEIRKLFNITNDFTPEEEEQIRKENEWAEDR; translated from the exons ATggccgagaagaagcagacCGTTATCCTCACTACTTCTGACGATGAGCAATTCACCgttgagaagattgtcGCTGAACGATCCGCCATGATCAAATCTATGATGGAGG ACCTTGGTGACCAGGAGGGCCAGcccattcctcttcccaacgtctcctcctccgtcctTACCAAGATCCTCGAGTATTGCGACCACCACAAGAACGACCCTCTCCCCACCGGTGACGCCAACGACGCCGATGACTCTAGGAGGAAGACTTCTGAGATTGGTGACTGGGATGCTCGATGGAT CCAAGTTGACCAAGAGATGCTCTTTGAGATCATCCTTGCTGCCAATTACCTCGACATCAAGCCTCTCCT CGATGTTGGTTGCAAGACTGTTGCTAACATGATCAAGGGTAAGACTCCTGAAGAAATCCGAAAGCTCTTTAACATCACCAACGA TTTCACTcctgaggaggaagagcagatACGAAAGGAGAACGAGTGGGCTGAGGA CCGTTAA
- a CDS encoding ribose 5-phosphate isomerase — MSQPPYTIVLACDSAGHDYKSALKALLESDKRVKGVIDVGINKDSSGKLEDTAYPHIAVDAARKVAKGEADRGLLICGTGMGVAISANKVPGIRASVAHDSFSVERLIKSNNAQILCLGQRVIGIELAKKLVAEWLGHVFDPSSASNDKVKVIHDYDGYEYEAVPGGCT; from the exons ATGTCCCAGCCTCCTTATACTATTGTCCTCGCCTGCGACAGCGCTGGGCACGATTACAAATCCGCCCTCAAAGCCTTGCTCGAATCTGACAAGCGAGTTAAGGGCGTTATCGACGTCGGTATCAACAAGGACTCCAGCGGCAAGCTGGAAGACACTGCTTATCCCCACATCGCTGTCGATGCTGCTAGGAAGGTTGCCAAGGGTGAGGCTGACAGGGGATTGTTGATCTGCGGTACCG GTATGGGCGTTGCCATCTCCGCCAACAAGGTGCCCGGTATCCGAGCGTCGGTTGCCCACGACTCATTCTCTGTCGAACGTCTCATTAAGTCCAACAATGCCCAAATTCTCTGTCTCGGTCAACGAGTCATCGGTATCGAGCTTGCCAAGAAGCTTGTTGCTGAATGGCTCGGTCACGTCTTTGACCCTTCATCCGCGAGCAACGATAAGGTCAAGGTCATCCATGACTATGATGGATATGAGTATGAAGCTGTTCCCGGTGGATGCACTTAA